The Oncorhynchus clarkii lewisi isolate Uvic-CL-2024 chromosome 20, UVic_Ocla_1.0, whole genome shotgun sequence nucleotide sequence TGACTTATTATCTTTGACTGCatacatgtatgtgtgtctgtctgtctgtctgtctctcggtctgtctgtgtgtgtgtgtgtatctctctctccgtgtgtgtctctctctgtgtgtgtgtgtgtgtgtgtgtgtctctctctgtgtgtgtgtgtgtgtctctctctgtgtgtgtgtgtgtctctctctgtgtgtgtgtgtctctctctgtgtgtgtgtgtctctctctgtgtgtgtctctctcgctgtgtgtgtctctctctctgtgtgtgtctctctctctctctctgtgtgtgtgtctctctgtatgtgtgtgtctctctctgtatgtctctctctgtgtgtgtgtgtgtgtgtgtctctctctctgtgtctgtgtgtgtgtgtgtctctctctctctctctgtgtgtgtgtgtctctctctctgtgtctctgtgtgtgtgtctctctctctgtgtctgtgtgtgtgtgtgtctctctctctctctgtgtgtgtgtgtgtctctctctctctctgtgtgtgtgtctctctctctctgtgtgtgtgtctctctctctctctgtgtgtgtgtctctctctctctctctctgtgtgtgtgtctctctctctctctctctctctctgtgtgtctctctctctctctctctctcgctgtgtctctctctctgtgtctctgtctctctctctctcgctctgtgtctctgtctctctctctctcgctctgtgtctctgtctctctcgctctgtgtctctgtctctctcgctctgtgtctctggctctgtgtgtgtctctctctctgtgtgtgtctctctctctgtgtgtgtctctctctgtgtgtgtgtgtctctctctgtgtgtgtgtctctctctgtgtgtgtgtctctctctgtgtgtgtgtctctctctgtgtgtgtgtctctctctgtgtgtgtgtctctctctgtgtgtgtgtctctctctgtgtgtgtgtctctctctgtgtgtgtgtctctctctgtgtgtgtctctctctgtgtgtgtctctctctgtgtgtgtgtgtgtctctctgtatgtgtgtgtctctctgtatgtgtgtgtctctctctgtatgtgtgtgtctctctctgtatgtgtctctctctgtgtgtgtgtgtctctctctctgtgtctatgtgtgtgtgtctctctctctgtgtctctctctctctctctgtgtgtgtgtctctctctctctctgtgtgtgtgtctctctctctctctctctgtgtgtctctctctctctcgctctgtgtctctgtctctctctctcgctctgtgtctctgtctctctctctctcgctctgtgtccgtctctctctctctcgctctgtgtctgtctctcgctctgtgtctctgtctctctctctgtgctctgtgtctgtctctcgctctgtgtctctgtgtgtgtgtctctctgtgtctctgtgtgtctctctctctctctctgtgtgtgtgtgtctctctctctctctgtgtgtgtgtgtctctctctctctctctgtgtgtgtgtctctctctctctctctgtgtgtgtgtctctctctctctctctgtgtgtgtgtctctctctctctctgtgtgtgtgtctctctctctctctgtgtgtgtctctctctctctctctgtgtgtgtgtgtgtatctctctctctctctctctctctgtgtgtgtgtatctctctctctctgtgtgtgtgtctgtctctctctctgtgtgtctctgtctctctctctctcgctctgtgtctctgtctctgtctctctctctgtgtctctgtctctctctctctctggctctgtgtctctgtctgtctctctcgctctgtgtctctgtctctctctctcgctctgtgtctctgtctctctctctctcgctctgtgtctgtctctctctctctcgctctgtgtctctgtctctctcgctctgtgtctgtctctctcgctctgtgtctctgtctctctctctctcgctctgtgtctgtctctctctctgtgtgtgtctctctctctgtgtgtgtctctctctgtgtgtgtctctctctgtatgtgtctctctctgtatgtgtctctctctgtatgtgtgtctctctctgtatgtgtgtctctctctctctctgtgtgtgtgtctctctctgtatgtgtgtgtgtgtctctttctcttgtgtgtgtgtgtctctttctcttgtgtgtgtgtctctctctctctcgtgtgtgtgtgtgtgtgtgtgtctctctcgtgtgtgtgtgtgtgtgtctctctctctctgtgtgtgtgtgtctctctctgtgtgtgtgtgtgtgtctctctctctctctgtgtgtgtgtgtctctctctctctcactgtgtgtgtctctctctctctcactgtgtgtgtctctgtctctctctcgctctgtgtctctgtctctctctcgctctgtgtctctgtctctctgtgtgtgtgtctctctctctgtgtgtgtgtgtctgtctctcgctgtgtgtgtctgtgtctctcactgtgtgtggATTTGTCCCTGATCCCGCAGCCTTGCAGACATCTACAGATGTGCCCGGAGGGCGGCAGGATCACATTCCATCAGAGACCCCAGGGGGTAGTAGGGCCTTTCTCTCCCGCTATTTGCCACTTAGCTCAGCaagcccccctctccctccagcccCGGGCCAAAGCCCCTGCCAGAACTACAAAGGTCCCCCCAATGCTGGCCGTCTCCCCCGCCACCCCACCCTGCCTCCATTAGGCCCAGATACAGCACCCTCCTCCGGCGTGctttaataaccaaacaggaTTATGGGCCCTGCCTCAGGACAACCTGCCAGGGAATGcagtgtagctctctctctccccctccgccGCACATAAACTTGAGAGTGGTTTGTTGGTGTGCATGTATGTGAGAAAGGCTTTCTGCAATATACAGTAAGAATGGAAAAACGTCCAACATTTTTAATAACAATGGTTCTGTGCTTTAATTTATGGATGCCTCTCTGACTGAGGCAATGGTTTCATCATAACTGAGGAACATTTGCATCTAGCCTTCTATGGAACATTCATATCCGGCCCCAGAGACtaaccacagtgtgtgtgtacgtgtcctCACCTGGACAGAGTTGAGATGACAGTATCCATTGAGCGGGAAGCGGATGACGTGTGTGGAGTCGTGGTTCCAGCCGGCATTGACCGAGTTGCACATGACGTCGCCGATCTCCGGGAACACGTCCTCGATGAGGGCCTTATCTCCGCTCAGCGTTATCCTCTCTCCCAGGTCGGGCGCCACGCGTACCACCAGGCACTCGCAGGGGCGTGACACCCTGGCCAGGTCGCGATCCTGGCGCCAGTGCTCCAGCTCGGCCAGCAAGGGCTGCAGCTGGAAGTACCGGGCCTCCTCGTACAGCAGGCTATAGTCCTGCATGGGGACAGCAAAGAGACCAGGTCAGGTCAGGGCAAGTTGACACAAGTGCAGCATCTCAATATAATTTCCCTGTTTGGGTGAAAGTGCATGGGTTCTCAACACCTCTACTTCTAAATCCCGATAGATGACTATTCATGAGGAAAGGAAGCTGGTTAAATCTCCTGAGACCCAGCCAAAGTGTGATCACTCAAACCACGGGGATTCTGGGTGAGTCCCATCTACCACAACAATTCACTGCATTACAAATACGCAGAGCAAGACTAGTCCCTATTCAACATCTAGGTCTACCACAAACCCCAACAAGGTAttgtggggggaggggttggtATCTTGCCCAAAAGGCAGCGGGGCTTAATCACGCTTTCAAATTGTCTCAGACTCGGTCTCACATCTGAATGTCTGTCAGGGTGAATTTAGCCTGGGTCTGAACTTGGGCCTGTcttttgtctttgcttattttagctgacATACTTCCCCTCTGATGGAGTGCCACTGTGTTTGGACAGTCCATCAGATAATGTCATTTGTTTTCTCTCGGGCCAAGTTTGTAATTAAGGGCTAAACGACACATTAAAAAAACAAGCAAACGGAATGCAAACGTGTCACATACAGTGAGGATCAGCGGTCCTCTTTTGGACACGAACGGATCGCCAGTGCACGGCACACACACATTTAGGGGTAAGCACTGTCATAAAGTCTACAGACACTAATGTGGCCAGCATGTTTGCTGGTTGTTAATTCATTTCACTAACATCCTCGAAGTGTCAATGGAGAGTACACCATATAATTCCCCCGGTGTTCAGGCTTGGCCAcgcaaaaaaattaaataaatgagCTTTTTGCACCAATGCTGACTAGAGCCATACACTCTCTATATACTAGCGCTCTGGGGTTTGACCAGATGATTGGATGCTACAGTGGAGGGGACAGTCAGACACTCACTTTGAAGTCGTCTGGGATGAGGAGCTTGGAAGTCCTGAGGAAGTTGAGGATGTAGCGGAACATGTGTCCGTCCCTGTCAATGAAGTAGTGCTGCTTCAGACTGTCCAACACTATGGGCTCTGTGCCATCAAAGAGACGGCCGATTCTAGAGAGAGGCACaaagaaaacacagagagagagagagaaacacagagagagatatgttaacatatgtttcccaagccaataaagcccttgaattgaaattgagagagccttctatgccatcaaaaggaacatcaaattggACATACCAATTCGGATCTGGctatacttgaatcagttatagaacccattgcccttttaaggttgtgaggtctgggatccgatcaccaaccaagaattcacaaaatgggacaaacaccaaatcgagactgcatgcagaattctgcaaaaatgtctGCAAAAATATGCTCGGTGAACAAactaaaacaccaaataatgcatacagagcagaattaggccgctaatgatcaaaatccagaaaagagccgtcaaattctacaaccacctaaaaggaagcgattcccaaaccttccataacaaagccatcacctaaagagaaattaacctggagaagagtcccctaagcaagctggtactggggctctgttcacaaatacaaacagaccccacagagccccaggacagcaacacaattagacccaaccaaatcatgagaaaacaaaaaaagataattacttgacacattggaaataatatACAAAAAAATAGAGCAAACAAAATGCTATTTCACTTAAACAGAGAGTAGTGGCAGAAtacttgaccactgtgactgaccccaaATGAAGGAAAGCCttaactatgtacagactcagtaagcatagccttgctattgagaaaggccgcccaaggcagacctggctctcaagagaagacaggctatgtgcacactgcccgcaaaatgaggtggaaactgagctgcacttcctaacctcctgccaaatgtatgaccatttaGACACACATATTTcgctcagattacacagacccacaaattcaatttggataaactcccatgtctattgggtgaaataccacagtgtgcaatcacagcagcaagatttgtgacctgttgccacaagaacaTTTTAgatattttcccttttgtactttaacaatttgcacatcattacaacactgtatatagacaataTAACGTTTGATATgtctattattttggaacttttgcgATTGtattgtttactgttcattttcatttattgtctatttcacttgcaTTGACAATGTAAacgcatgtttcccatgccaataaagcccttcaattgaaattgaaatgagagagagagagacagatcaatATACATGCGACTTGGAACAAAATGCTTGATGATTTAACTCTCAGTTCCTAATCTAGCCAATGTGTAGATTATGATATTTTTTTCCCCTTCCATGCATGTTCAAAAAATCATATGTTATGGGACCCAACAAACTGCTTCTATTCTTGAGTTGAGTTGTTGAGCAGATGACAGTACTGAGGACAGCGACTCTGTGCATCATGTGCTATGACTCACTGGATGTGGGTGAGCTCAGTGTTTGATTTCTTTCACGCCTTTGTTGAGTGATGCAGACATTACTCTGCTccatgcacacagacagagacagtgtgaaagagagagaccgtgcgagagagagagaacgaaagagagaaacagacaaagaCAGGTAGAGAGCGATAGAATCAGAGGGATAGAGAAATGAAGCAGTATGGATGAGAGGAAAGAGGAGCTGTCCTGTTGGTCTGATGGAGGGGTCAGGGCCAGCTGGTAGAGAGGAGCCTGAGGCGGGGTGGCGCCCGGCCCGGCCCCAGGCTGCAGCGTGGCCCTTTTGCCTCCAGATGGTTCCGTGCCCTTTACTGCTGCTGGGACATCTGTCAGAATTACTGAGCTGCTTTTGTCTGCAGTTTGGACTTTTGAGCCATGCAAATGCTTACGTCTCAAAATATCTCTGGGGCAGGTTTGAAAAAAGGAGGCCATTTTGTATTTGGTACAGTGGGGAAATATTGCTATGATGGATTGTAATCACTGTATTGTAGAATAGCCTCAATAATCATATGAATTGAAACACTCAGTAATATCAAGCCATGTGATTAAAACATCCAGTCTTTCCCACCACATTCATCCATTCGAGTGCTGCATCTTTGTGATTGGATGAACTTTGACATTTGTCCGGGCTGCACTGTCAGAGGTTGGCATGAAAGTAATTCTGCAGAACCTTTGTATAGTTTCAGACAGCACTTTTGAAAGTGGTGTTCACGAGCCAAAGTTTGTGTATTGCGTCATCCATTTTGTATATGTTACGTCCCAaaaagattattattattttaattgcaATTCGTATGATACGTTAGgaatttgttgtgcttaagatccCAGACGGCATCTTTAAGCAGTAAGAGAGTCAATGCAGATGAACACGGCTGAAATGAGGGGCTAGGCTACCATCTACATCATCATTTCCCTTTCAACCCTCAAATCATCCCAAACACCCTCTAGAACCACAAATGAACAacacagatttaaaaaaacactGTGGCACTGTGTACCAAAAGTGCTCGAACAAAGACATAGCTTTACTCTATTGTAATTGAGGAACTGTATCAATAGCAGAGCCGTCACATGCCTGGACTCTGGGTACTTGGTTAACGTGGCCAGACTGCTGGTGTACATGTGTCCGCCCACGTCGATGTGCACAGGGGCGTTGGACTTGGTGAGCTGTGCGGGTGTCGGGATGCCCTGGTTACTCAGGGGGGACGCTGGCGATCTGGTGATCATTGGCCTGGACATGCTGGAACGGTTATCCTGTCACAAACAAGTAGACAAATCATGTTAAATGGTTAGCAATATGGTGGACAGCACAGATTGAATACACATTCAAAAGGATTTGTTCATaatatgtaaatgtatattttcttCCATTGATAAATGTTGACTGAACAGCACAAACTCCAGTCAAAACGGTTACATTTACACCAAACAGGAAGTGTGTTAGTACACACCGGTTAAAAAGGATACATTTACACCAAACAGGAAGTGTGTTAGTACACACCGGTTAAAAAGGATACATTTACACCAAACAGGAAGTGTGTTAGTACACACCGGTTAAAAAGGATACATTTACACCAAACAGGAAGTGTGTTAGTACACACCGGTTAAAAAGGATACATTTTAAACTAAACCTGAAATGAAGAATTCATCATAGCAACATTGCAGGACTTTGATTGGCCAGACAATATTCTTGTCATCATTCTGAAAAAAAGTTAGTCAAATAGTTGGCCAAGGTCCAACACCCTCTGTTAAGTCAGGACTGGGATAATATACATGTGTTACACTAGCCTAGTATTTCCTGACCTTGACCTGAATGTTACCAAGCACAACATTCCATATCTGTTGGGCATAATCATCTtccaaaatcaaatcaatttgGAGCAGCAATCTCACACAGACTGTAAATGAGCAATAATCAGTCTAGATTTGAATAATGTAATAAGATTTAGAAATGTTCCCTGCTAACCCAAAAACACAATTAGCTGGCAATATCTCTAATGGCACACAGAACAAATTGAGTTTCCCAATCACAAGTTCAAGACCCTCCTCTGAGccaataagaaaaaaaaatacagaacgTCTCTGCACAATATGCAAACATTGTCATTGGAGGGAGAAATGTAGATGTTCTAATTTGAATTAAGTAATAATGACCAAGAGATTAAGAACACCTTAAATTAAAACTTTAGATTACGTTTTAAATGACATTAGCTCTGCTTATCTGATTTTAT carries:
- the LOC139377360 gene encoding BTB/POZ domain-containing protein KCTD1 isoform X3, giving the protein MFQDNRSSMSRPMITRSPASPLSNQGIPTPAQLTKSNAPVHIDVGGHMYTSSLATLTKYPESRIGRLFDGTEPIVLDSLKQHYFIDRDGHMFRYILNFLRTSKLLIPDDFKDYSLLYEEARYFQLQPLLAELEHWRQDRDLARVSRPCECLVVRVAPDLGERITLSGDKALIEDVFPEIGDVMCNSVNAGWNHDSTHVIRFPLNGYCHLNSVQVLERLQQRGFEIAGSCGGGVDSSQFSEYVLRRELRRAGQRGGPNSNRIKQEQLD
- the LOC139377360 gene encoding BTB/POZ domain-containing protein KCTD1 isoform X2 → MLWRQNMIYMDNRSSMSRPMITRSPASPLSNQGIPTPAQLTKSNAPVHIDVGGHMYTSSLATLTKYPESRIGRLFDGTEPIVLDSLKQHYFIDRDGHMFRYILNFLRTSKLLIPDDFKDYSLLYEEARYFQLQPLLAELEHWRQDRDLARVSRPCECLVVRVAPDLGERITLSGDKALIEDVFPEIGDVMCNSVNAGWNHDSTHVIRFPLNGYCHLNSVQVLERLQQRGFEIAGSCGGGVDSSQFSEYVLRRELRRAGQRGGPNSNRIKQEQLD
- the LOC139377360 gene encoding BTB/POZ domain-containing protein KCTD1 isoform X1, encoding MEATDIMDLTPQKPRKHPHPINSVDESVVHASLKRISMRTGAECGDAPFMYSRSNPLPAVSLKQNDNAVSSSSAQDNRSSMSRPMITRSPASPLSNQGIPTPAQLTKSNAPVHIDVGGHMYTSSLATLTKYPESRIGRLFDGTEPIVLDSLKQHYFIDRDGHMFRYILNFLRTSKLLIPDDFKDYSLLYEEARYFQLQPLLAELEHWRQDRDLARVSRPCECLVVRVAPDLGERITLSGDKALIEDVFPEIGDVMCNSVNAGWNHDSTHVIRFPLNGYCHLNSVQVLERLQQRGFEIAGSCGGGVDSSQFSEYVLRRELRRAGQRGGPNSNRIKQEQLD